From one Streptomyces sp. N50 genomic stretch:
- a CDS encoding putative ATP-grasp-modified RiPP, producing MQATAPDQATPWGVSRMKPFPPAEVLPVARAVLDAETQTAAWVDPDGTLVPMLDKHKRSETSKETKTKTSMDGNSDEGSDQQGDSD from the coding sequence ATGCAGGCCACAGCACCGGATCAGGCCACCCCCTGGGGTGTCAGTCGTATGAAGCCGTTCCCTCCTGCCGAAGTACTGCCCGTTGCCCGCGCGGTCCTCGACGCCGAGACGCAGACCGCCGCGTGGGTGGACCCTGACGGCACCCTGGTGCCGATGCTGGACAAGCACAAGCGGTCGGAGACGTCGAAGGAGACGAAGACGAAGACCAGCATGGACGGCAACTCGGACGAGGGCAGCGACCAACAGGGAGACAGCGACTGA